cccccccccatgtaaGTGTCGTGGTGGGCaaatcaaatgcccgcccagagatgtatgtctgccgccgggtctgtGTCCAGGTGTATCAGTATACAGCCtgcacagggttgggttgtaacggaatacatgtaacggcgttacgtaatcagaatacaaaaatcaagtaactgtattcagctcgcgttacatttgaaaaacgagtaatctgattacagttactttcgtaaacctgaagtgaatacattttggattacttattggaattattggtggaaagatttcctctcaacatgtaatattcattactaaaggtacagccgattcgaatcatcagagccgccgcagatggaccaaaaaagtgtttgaaaaaaaatcgcgggtccgctcgctcagtgaaacaataacaacgaaacatggaggaacaaaagtctgcgtttaaatcgcgtgtgtgtgtataggtgtgtgtggttaaaacatatcagcctgcggtcgctctttagccttattaatgattatttctgaaggtaaacacagtgaaggcggtgcgtgaaaggcactgcgcggctCGCTCGgcttctcagaggcggagttaaCCCTCcagctgcctcctggcgctgcagagaggtcatgaagtgaaggaggttttccttctcagctgtgggcagcagatactgtgagagtcacggacatgaatacatagatcaaggcagactggtgcacacactcccctgttttgccaatccggtggttaaacaaatatagctctacacccagggctggactgggacagcaaatcggccctggcatttagacccagaccggcccaaatccataaaacaaacaaatagtagcggttattgacaagaagaataactcagtataatttaaaaaaacgctattattatcctttttacgtaccaggggcaaactaaactaatacatacaacaagtatgtgtaactatcaatcattagaaattagaccttcaaaccctctcacaaagcgaacagtgaccgagcactaataggggggtctgatggtggtggaggcggggagggagcggatcaactcaacattgtaaataaccaacaaaagacgatcaccggttcatcttgtttttggcttgagaatagtttgggcagcgtgagagcgtgagattgagagtgaaagcgtgtgtcacacgccagatgcgtgagagttggcaaccctggattacctgctgcaggtggggccgaccagttatacaagagggagacaatagctgtacttattttttaatgagccacatgccatgatgcaccaacttcagacttcctcacagagccactcctccaacacacacgaacatgaccaatgagggcacaagaaaatggtggaatgagctccccattgaaatcaggacagcagaaagcttacacatcttccagactgaaaactcatctctttcgactccacttcgagcgatagaattattaacaaagcacttatatactaataaagggttggcttatctaaagccagttgagtagcacttgacatgcttggctctatgaaacctgatgtacttatatgattctgttttcctcaaggttgtgtcttcttggtcgaacgcacttattgtaagtcgctttggataaaagcctcagctaaatgcaatgtaatgtaatgtctgtaagaaaagttttaaaaaataaccccttaaatgatgacttctagttaatttAAGGGGGGGGCCCTATAGTGCCCTGCCTCCCCTTTCTATGACAACACGATAGAGATAGGACCAGATGAGTCTACAGGATGAGTCGACGACATCTTTTCTTGGGCTCGTTTCTCCCACAGATCGACCCTCTGATATGACTCCCTGATAAACACTGCTATGTCATTGATTAGgttgaaaagtgctccacattcgatgacattttgggtagtttcagccaggacaagattaagaacatgagcatagcaccacacatggacatgagtgggtgactgggaggtcatcagtgcagaaaatcctttgtaccggccttgcatattggatgctccatctgttgcattacctatacacacatgcccttgtccagtttcagatgcatgaagtattgtccggtggatgcatggcacttcactaaagccacaagcctctcttgcacagtctcattgacatattttaagatTACTGAACACTGATCCTGAGAAGTTCTTGTGTTGTGTCCAGCTGAACAGAAGACATTCCGGCCTTCTGGACATCACTGGAGATACTTTCTTTGATTAGACTACTAACAGTTTCTATGATGGAGTTAACAGTAGTTTTGGAGAGTAGGGTGATGAGAGACCCTCTACCTTTTGTTCCACTGGATTGGTGCAATTTCTTGCTCTTCTCTACGCAATCATCCAGATGCTCTTTTAAGCAGATATCATACTTTCCTAATAAAAGGATGAGCTCCAAAATGTTACCGTGGTCCACGGTGTTGTCAGCTAGCATATATGCTCCCTCATTCTCTACCTGCTTGCACTTTCACCACACGCTCCAAAACCTGACGTCTCTTTCGGACTTGTTCCCTATGAGCAGACATCTGACTGCCAGCAAACATGCTTTCGATGTCTGCTTTAGAGCAccgtaagaaaaaagcttcagcacaggttgaatgtgtaatgctctttccgtgctcctctgtacgctggtgtgcgtgcctccaatctgacattccagttataaatgtgccagtgtcagtcctcttcccaaatgccagacatacaaaacaaaacaacatatgacgtcccttgcaatatgacgccactttctgctggtgccatctttacaggtgaataccgtctgcacaactggacttctggtatgttgttgtgggtgctgttctaaaaacatctgtaacatagatggctcggggcggggaaagtaatctatgtcctcctgctctttgctctcctcactctcctcctctggggaTGCTACCTGGCTCAACACGATGATACAGAATGATGGATTCCCTGATAGAGGTCCATACAAATAGGCATTGACATAACAATACCACACAGTTAATGGTCAAAACTACATGTGTGCCTCCATTTTTTATCTATTTCTATATTATTCATTCTATATATTGTCAATCAAAACTACCACAACAAGCTGACTATAAACATTTTCTTCAGGTCCCAAAAGACCACTGTTGCCCTTATAACCAAATAAGTAAATACACTAAACGAAACAAGCTGCCAGCTGACAgtaattgttcatgaatgttgattaactttcaatgagacaacgtatcagagtcccattaagctatattttaacttgccagggaagacctaaaaaagccagcttactagcttgtaggctaacgaatgtttctcttataatatttgtcttattagtgcttcatcaaggggatattaatgggttccagaactacagagtatcataaccttaataataatcttttcctaattttcttagcttctgcttaccgccagttctcctcgctctccccactcgcgctgatctctctccctctcatcatcttcctcaccaccaatatcggccacgggttagaagaagatggacctgcacctgtactaaacatgtcggttattttgacacaagcggcagcatcagcacgaagggcctgcttttttcttgcccgcaattgttctgctctcccttttcgcttggccttcgccttcgccatttctaactcgaacttttttttttctcgaaaaaaaggcagtttggcttcaacggccggctcacctcctgggggcgtgatttaatgatgcacaccgagcagcccaaagggggaggtgattaaagatttgattgggccggcccagtgtcaattactaaaaacatttaaacagagggccaatatacccgtcttatgggccgggacttcaggaagaaaaaaaaaaaatgacgtgtcggcccaaaaggcacgtcggcccaccgggaaaatgcccggtatgccagatggccagtccacccctgtctacacccctggccgaaatgtccttaaaatgaagtccgagttcgacattttaattcatgtcctgccaacactgacaggacagaaggcgacacgccctttctaagccgtgtccctcactcacatcccaagctgcatccccaacaagtgtattatgttgttacatcgtttcagatgtgatatttcagttgtgctcttgataagccattaaaacggtaaaaacacgttcagtttccttttgctttttgtgtctcctgttcaccaaaacataccatctgtgatggaaaaagaaagtaatccaaaaataatctaaaagtaatctgattacgttacttttttaagacacgtaactgtaactgtatttggattactttcagagccatgtaatcagtaatcagtaactgattacatttacaaagtaaccctcccaaccctgagcCTGCACTAAGCAGTGTGTATCTGCCAGTGTGACGTCACTCCCCTCGAAGCACCTGCCCGTTTTTAGCAGCTCAATCCGGCGGTGGCATCACGAGAGCTTCACGTGCTGCAGTTTGCACTTCTTAGAAATCCTCCTCTTGTACGCGCGCCTGTACATTGAGGCGTGCGTGTTCACGTGTGTGCGTACAGCCGGTGTACTCCTGCCCGAGTAGCTGTATctgaacctttatatatacagtctatgatctgAACCCCGCGCGGACGGAGGGAGCACAGAGCTGGACACATCAGGAAACATCAGGATGTCTGTAGAGCgagtggagaagaagaagacgctCGACCTGAGGAAGAAGCATATCGGGTAAGATAGACAACTTCCTGCAGTTATATTAGGCTACTCTATGAAGTTTAGGTTATAAGTTATTACGGGAAGTTATTAAAGTGTGTTCCTAACCCTAAAAGGCGCTGCAGGAATTGTTGGTGCATTTTCGAACTGCAATGTAGCTTTTCACAATTGTTTCTTCACATGTTTGCATCGGCTTtttttcttgtgtgtgtgctagAGAATATCAAACTGTAGAACATTGTTaggcttttttttaatgtatgtgAATGGAGGAATAGACataagagaagaagaaaaaaaacgtgtTTATCAGCAAAACACATTTTGGAGATGTGAGCATGTTAGCCTATAGATAATATTGTTTAGGTAAATAAAATCAAGCTCAACCCAGGGGTGTGAAAGATACTCTTTACACGTATTCAATATTAATACCAGCTCCTCTGCAGGCCGTCCTGTAAGATTTTCTTCAGCCATGACCCCATCAAAATCATTCGAGCCAAAGGCCAGTACATGTACGATGAAAAAGGACAGCAGTACTTGGACTGCATCAACAACGTGGCTCACGGTaaacacacactgacaaacaTTTCAGATCTATTTTCATAACACCTATGTGTCATATTTTCCAAGGAAAGCTGCAAGTCGATATGATATAACTTGAATGACTTGACCAACTGGACTGTTCCACAAAGGCCCATGATCTAACTTGCATGCAGAGACATACATATCTCCATGTCTCCTGGCCTCCCACTTGAATCCCCACTCTTTCATTTCAGCATATAGCCTCCAATTATGTGCCAGTTGTCGTGGTGTGTTTTGACCTCAAATTACAGTTGCAGGTTTTAATGAAAAAAGCATATTTCTATACTGGATTGGTTTGAATTCTCTGTGCATCATTTCTTCCATCTCTCAGTGGGCCACTGCCACCCGGATGTGGTGAAGGCAGGAGCTCAGCAGATGGAACTACTCAACACCAACTCACGATTTTTGCACGACAACCTGGTCCTGTACGCCCAGAGGCTGCAGGACACGCTGCCTGACAAACTGTCTGTGTGCTACTTCGTCAACTCTGGGTATGCACGCTCACACTCAAGAAGCAAAGCCCTTTCTCTTTTTGGGTGTTGGTAAGGCACTGTTCAGGTAAAAAATGATGTTGTTATGGTTAATTGATTTACAGATTATCATTTATTCATCCACAAAATGATAATCCAACAGTTACCATGAATTATATTAAGAAAAATAGTTTTGCTTGTATGTAAATAAAGAGGGAAATACAGATAACATTTTTCCTAACACCCCTCATTAACCTGACCTGTCTGGCGTGGTTACTCATTTACACTCGATGCAGTTCTGCTGTGTGAACAGGAAGGATCCGGTCAATGGTAATAATGTTGTAGAATGATCATTATACACTCAATGCCAAGGGAGTATGTGTCAGTCACAGGGAAAAGGGTTTGATGAGGGAAGTTATAAAAGGACTAAACGACCATGCAGCAGTTCAGAAGTGCACACTGAAGACAAGAGCTGAATAATCAATCAGTTGATCAACACACAGAATAATTGCCCGTCATATTTAATGTAAAAATGTTTCTTTTATCCTCTCACTcagcaaaactttttttttttaatctgttgttttgccatttctacatACAACCTGTTATAGGTTTTCCAATGTGCTTGAGGGTGATTTTGCAATGTGTTTGCAGTGTTTTGTGGTGACTGAGTAACTCTTAATAACCCTTGCCTCTGTGAACCGCAGCTCGGAAGCCAACGACCTGGCCCTGCGACTCGCATGGCAGTACACGGGCCACAAAGATATCATCACGCTGGATAAGTAAGTGTCTCATCGTTCAAGAACTCCTGGCGCAGTGCCAGAAGAGCAAAGTGAAAAGTCTGGAGGAAATGATGAGTGCTGGAAGTCTTTTCATTCAACGTTTTATTTATGACTATGTAGGGTAAAGCCGACTGTGTGTGCTTTGTTTACAGCGCGTATCACGGCCACGTCTCGTCGCTCATCGACATCAGTCCGTACAAGTTCCACCAAGCGTCAGACGCTGAGCTCAATCAATCTGTCCATGTGGTGAGTGCtttccctgcctgcctgcctgcaccCTGTTAAAACCAAATCACTCTTTGGCAGACGACTGAGTATTCACTGGGATACAGAAAagaagagacagaagtattgtTTTCCGCAAATTCAGTGGTGCAAGATGTTACCTTTGGAAGTGAGTCACTGAAAACACAGGTGAAAGAGAAAAGGCaaaacagctgtaaaacactTTTAGTGGAATTCCCTAAATACCTGTTCAGTCACAGCAGGACCCCGACCTGAGGAGAGACTAGGAATGAGGCTGAACAGGATTGTAATGTTCTTGACACCACCAAAAATAGTCATCCCCAGCCCGGATTCCTTTGCTACTTTTCCAGCTCCTTACTTGAATTGTAAACAACTCATAGTCCCGCAATTTCTTTTTATTAAAGTAATCGTGTGATGTTTATGAGAATACATTCTGTTTTGCTATTAGGGAGTTTGATTGATCAACTCCAAGGAAAGCCTTGATTTCAACATTTCAACGGCCACTTTAACTGTTGAGTCTTAAACTGGTGTTGAATTAGGCTTGACACAGTGTGTTATGAGTATAAAGAAAGTCATATTTTGATATTTCACAACGTATAACATATATgtaatatacactgaacaaaaatataaacgcaacacttttgtttttgcccccatttttcatgagatgaactcaaagatctaaaacattttctatatacacaaaataaccatttctctcaaatattgttcacaaatctgaagaaatctgtgatagtcagcacttctcctttgccgagataatccatcccacctcacaggtgtggcatatcaagatgctgattagacagcatgattattgcacaggtgtgccttaggctggccacaataaaaggccactctgaaacgtgcagttttgctttattgggggggtccgaaaaccaggcagtatctggtgtgagggttagggttagggtaatgttgtgaatcgagtggcccatggtgttggtggggttatggtatgggcaggcgtatgttatggacgacgaacacaggccactcgattcacaacattaccctaaccctacccctacccctcacaccagatactgactggttttcggacccccccaataaagcaaaactgcacgtttcagagtggccttttattgtggccagcctaaggcacacctgtgcaataatcatgctgtctaatcagcatcttgatatgccacacctgtgaggtgggatggattatctgcAGCGCATGCCTGTTTATCCCATTATGCTCACATAAATCTGCACATGAACACGAGCCCGGATGGATAGAGTATAGCCACATGTTTCAACATATGTGGAACAAATATTGAAACCTGCGCAATAGAACGGCGAGAAGACATTCTGTACACCACAAACTACATTTCCCTAGACTATTAGGAGAGGACAAAGTACGTTATTTTAGCTGGATTACAATGGGAGTATTGAAATCTAAATTGGCCTACATCTAATTTAGTACAAACACTATGAAGAAACGTCccaatttcacattttaaagtaTATTACTACAACATCATCTGTACAATGATAAAAGTATCCTCATAGTATACAGTTTTGGTTGTTCGTTTTTCTTAACTTAATGTACTTAAGGGTCTGTTAACAGGAAAGTATGTTGATATATGTTAGTATATCATACTATGACGATGAAAAGTGATATAACATTTCTACAACACTTCTCGTCACTGTTCTCCAAAAAGTTGtttatattcatttattttttactcTAACAACACATTTTAAGCAAATCTATCATGAGTATTGACATGTTCATGCTATTTTCCACAGGCTCCCAGCCCAGATGTGTACAGAGGCAAATACAGGGCGGACCACCCTGACCCTGCCACTGCGTACGCAGATGAAGTCAAAGATATTATTCACGGCGTGTGTGAGAAAGGaggcaaggtgtgtgtgttacaAGAAGTTAGTTGGAACAACAACCTGAGAAATTTTTTCAACTGAACTGCTTTATTGCTGTAATTGTACTCTTTTGTTCAAGGAAATTGCCCTGAATAACAAAAAAGTATTTTGCAATGTTATGAAAATGGTATGTTAACCTGTTTGCGTGTATCGAGGAGATACAAAGATACATAAAATGAAGACTGTGATAGTATAAAGTCCTGTAACATCAAATCGTTTTTTTAGGAGGATTTAAATCAAAGCAACATCAAACGTGTTGAGCTGTGATCTATGAGTTAGGATTTACTTTTGATTCATACATACTCATTAGATTTTCCaccttttcccctttttttgtcTTCTCCTCTTTCACCTTATCTCCCAATTCTTAGGGTCAAATCCAAGTTCATGAGAGCATGTAGGAAACTCTTATTGTCCCAGCTTGTTGGTCCTTAATCCTAAATTGAAAAAGCTCGACTCAGCCCGGCTTCCAGAGGCCAGAGGGACGGGATAATGCAGAATGGCTTTAGCAGTTTCTAAAGGATGTTTGTCCAGATATGCATCtccaggaggaaaaacacaacaacaacaaaaggagTACAATAACTTTTTATTACAGTGTGAAACCCAcatgtaaaaaaacacaaatggaTTTTGTATTACTCCGCAGTGACCTACAGTAACATGATGTCTATGTCTCTCTCTTGTTtgtgcactgaaactgcacagTTATGAAAGAGTGAGATCTGCAGGTCAAAGATGCCGGAGCTCCGCCTCTTCTCCCCCTTTATCACTCTGGCTTTAGATTGTTGGAgctgatgttttttcttttGTGCAGATTGCTGCTTTTATTGCTGAGTCACTGCAGAGTTGTGGCGGGCAGGTCATTCCCCCCCCGGGCTACTTCCAGCAAGTGGCAGAGTATGTAACGAGTTcatgctctttttttttttgtgtgttcaGAATCATCCCACAAACACAACGCTTAGGAATTCTGAACATGTTTAATATACTTTGCATGCTGCAGAATATGCTGGAAGCCATGAGCAAAAGCAGGGTCACATTTTCTAGCAGCAGAATTGTTGATTTAGAACATACCCGATAGTCCTGGAGGGAAAACCTGTCCGGTGTGTTGCTgcatatgcgtgtgtgtgtgtgagagtaatTTAAGAGAGTCAATGCCTACACTCGTGGATCTTCATGCCCCTTTGCAGACATGTGCGAAAGGCCGGGGGCATTTTCATCGCCGATGAAGTGCAGGTGGGATTCGGGCGTGTCGGCAGCCACTTCTGGGCCTTCCAGCTGCAGGGAGAGGACTTTGTGCCCGACATTGTCACCATGGGGAAGCCGATCGGGAACGGACACCCCATGTCCTGCGTGGTCACAACCAGAGAGGTGGCCGAGGCCTTCATGTCCTCCGGGATGGAGTACTTCAATACAGTAAGAGCATTACGCAGAATAATAAAGAATTGAGAAAGTAATTATTACTTTCTCAATTCTTTATATGATATTAAATATCATAAGAAATGCGTTTTCTTTCATACCACCCTTTAAAAAAATTATCACTTATATTATGTTGTATTTTGTCAAATAATATTATACTTTGACAATGCATTAGGTCTATAAAATATCATAAAATAAATGTCCATAAATGTCCATGTGATGTCTTTTTTTCAGTTTAAACCCTAAACATATACTTTAATGTGATATAAACTGAGAAAAGACAAAAAGGGCATTTTGCAGAGAACACATTACATGATCTCTGCTTTATATTTTCCAACTTCTTCCAGGAATGAGCCCGAGTTATCCTTGACATGCACACATCTGTTTTCCACATTATGGGGAAATACATTCCGGCCCAGacagtttttttcttttaattgaaGGCCTCACATTACAGTTACTTCCTGTGAAAGGAGAAGAGTTTAGACAGTAACagaacaatataataataatatatttaatttatatagcgcttctcatctgccaagacaaatctcgaagtgcttatATGTGTCAGTATCAATGTATTCAGTCACATACTATACAAATGAACAAAAACAATGACAGTCCCTATCTTTTGATGTGTTTaacataaacaaaaacacaatactatatctgtgacactgtaagtcagttatatatttgtatgtaatGCATCACATTGTACTCTGGTCCTGTCCTCAGTATACAGACAGCAGCTGATTAAA
This genomic stretch from Pseudochaenichthys georgianus chromosome 18, fPseGeo1.2, whole genome shotgun sequence harbors:
- the etnppl gene encoding ethanolamine-phosphate phospho-lyase codes for the protein MSVERVEKKKTLDLRKKHIGPSCKIFFSHDPIKIIRAKGQYMYDEKGQQYLDCINNVAHVGHCHPDVVKAGAQQMELLNTNSRFLHDNLVLYAQRLQDTLPDKLSVCYFVNSGSEANDLALRLAWQYTGHKDIITLDNAYHGHVSSLIDISPYKFHQASDAELNQSVHVAPSPDVYRGKYRADHPDPATAYADEVKDIIHGVCEKGGKIAAFIAESLQSCGGQVIPPPGYFQQVAEHVRKAGGIFIADEVQVGFGRVGSHFWAFQLQGEDFVPDIVTMGKPIGNGHPMSCVVTTREVAEAFMSSGMEYFNTFGGNPVSCAIGMAVLDVIEKEDLQGNALRVGRHLTRLLEKQKEKHPLVGDIRGRGLFSGVELVKDRLKLTPATAEAQEVIYKLKEQYILLSADGPHRNVLKFKPPMCFSTENADMVVEKIDQILTELEEALGMKLHNTSNVENDSIKRKLPTDEHGHQCHSGLAHNRVSTQGVPQCTKCLRT